In one Microcoleus sp. bin38.metabat.b11b12b14.051 genomic region, the following are encoded:
- a CDS encoding restriction endonuclease, whose translation MEHEFTKIIKKILENHFGEIGTQILAESHLVLYLNIKTKSANKGSKSRGSFANLYAIYVLVEDYLVKNFHLTGMYSDYEGAVYTNIFNRQRELPFGQKLQNHGLNHRMNEEFKRYFPTCEFIPILINQKNNRYWFNENLLKVKISENEYNIAETIIDIIDAYVEAKRDSFEKFLQLCKDAQKLTETQVREFIQQMVAPTVDARIFEIVSYSILKYYYNDQVIYWGYQLDTLQPENLKLFKTGRTNANDGGIDFVMKPLGRFFQVTETIDVNKYFLDIDKIERYPITFVVKSLDSDIEIKSKIEAQARKQYSINAIVSQYMECIEEIINVPILIGRFEQAVAQGYLSSILSEIIKQSRLEFNYADEEESLEIELLEVALEDE comes from the coding sequence ATGGAACATGAATTTACCAAAATAATCAAGAAAATTTTAGAAAATCATTTTGGCGAAATAGGTACTCAAATATTGGCTGAAAGTCACCTAGTTTTATATTTGAACATCAAGACTAAATCTGCAAATAAAGGCTCAAAATCTAGAGGAAGTTTTGCCAATTTATACGCTATTTATGTTCTGGTTGAAGACTATCTTGTCAAAAATTTTCATCTAACAGGGATGTATTCAGATTATGAAGGTGCAGTTTATACAAATATTTTTAACAGACAGCGTGAATTACCGTTTGGGCAAAAACTTCAAAATCATGGTTTGAATCATAGAATGAATGAAGAATTTAAAAGATATTTTCCCACTTGTGAGTTTATCCCAATTTTGATAAATCAGAAAAATAATAGGTATTGGTTTAACGAAAATTTATTAAAAGTTAAGATTAGTGAGAATGAATACAATATAGCAGAAACAATAATCGATATAATTGACGCTTACGTGGAAGCTAAGAGAGATAGCTTTGAAAAATTTCTTCAACTTTGTAAAGATGCTCAAAAATTGACAGAGACTCAAGTCAGAGAATTTATTCAACAAATGGTAGCGCCAACTGTAGATGCTAGAATATTCGAGATTGTGAGCTATAGTATCTTAAAATACTACTACAACGACCAAGTTATTTATTGGGGTTATCAACTAGACACACTCCAGCCAGAAAATTTAAAGCTGTTTAAAACAGGTAGGACAAATGCTAATGATGGGGGAATTGACTTTGTAATGAAACCCCTCGGACGTTTTTTTCAGGTGACAGAAACTATAGATGTGAATAAATATTTCCTAGATATTGATAAAATTGAAAGGTATCCGATCACATTTGTCGTTAAATCTTTAGATTCAGATATTGAAATTAAATCAAAGATTGAAGCACAAGCTCGAAAGCAGTATTCAATTAATGCTATAGTCTCGCAGTATATGGAATGTATCGAGGAAATAATCAATGTTCCTATTCTGATAGGAAGATTTGAACAAGCTGTAGCCCAAGGATATTTAAGCAGTATATTGAGCGAAATTATTAAGCAGAGCAGATTGGAATTTAATTATGCAGATGAGGAAGAAAGTCTGGAAATTGAACTATTAGAAGTTGCTCTAGAAGATGAATAA
- a CDS encoding acetyltransferase, giving the protein MLLQEKESGDLVEILDIETLISPSQNQVPGRIQAGEEEQDPAHFEKDKLVFPSGEVLPRCWTEENYKTTGS; this is encoded by the coding sequence ATGCTTTTACAAGAAAAAGAATCCGGCGACTTGGTAGAAATTCTCGATATCGAGACTTTAATCAGCCCTAGCCAAAATCAAGTACCGGGACGAATTCAAGCTGGTGAAGAAGAGCAAGATCCCGCACATTTTGAGAAGGATAAATTGGTTTTTCCTTCCGGCGAAGTGCTGCCCCGCTGCTGGACTGAGGAAAATTATAAAACTACCGGTTCGTAG
- a CDS encoding prohibitin family protein: protein MKSQSFQSVTSAIAGILLVVALLLGFNSFVVINPGEAGVVSILGKATDGALLEGFHLRPPLISKVDIYDVTVQKFEVPAQSATKDLQDLNASFAINFRLDPAKIVDVRRTQGTLENIVSKIIAPQTQEAFKTAAALRTAEQSITQRSELKRDFDSALKERLSKYDVIVLDTSVVNIRFSTDFAKAVEEKQVAEQRAQRAVYVAQEAEQQAQADINRAQGRAEAQRLLAETLKAQGGDLVLQKEAIEAWRSGGAQMPKVLVMGSNSSRVPFIFNMNDIQEEAPRPKPVDN, encoded by the coding sequence TTGAAAAGTCAAAGTTTCCAGAGCGTAACCTCAGCGATCGCTGGGATTCTATTAGTAGTCGCACTGCTTCTAGGCTTCAACTCTTTTGTTGTCATCAATCCCGGTGAAGCAGGGGTGGTCAGCATTTTAGGCAAAGCCACCGATGGAGCATTGTTAGAGGGATTTCACCTGCGACCCCCGCTGATATCCAAGGTAGATATCTACGATGTAACAGTGCAAAAATTTGAAGTTCCCGCCCAGAGTGCTACTAAAGACCTTCAGGATTTAAATGCTAGTTTTGCGATCAACTTTCGCCTCGATCCTGCCAAAATAGTAGATGTCAGAAGGACTCAAGGAACATTAGAAAATATAGTTTCTAAAATTATTGCTCCGCAGACGCAAGAAGCATTTAAAACAGCGGCTGCGCTGAGAACTGCCGAACAATCTATTACTCAAAGAAGCGAACTGAAACGAGACTTTGATAGTGCGCTGAAGGAAAGGCTATCAAAGTATGATGTAATCGTGCTTGATACAAGCGTTGTCAACATTCGATTCTCCACAGATTTCGCGAAAGCGGTTGAAGAGAAACAGGTTGCTGAACAGCGGGCGCAAAGAGCTGTTTATGTTGCTCAAGAAGCAGAACAACAGGCTCAAGCTGATATTAACCGCGCTCAAGGTAGAGCAGAAGCTCAAAGACTTTTGGCGGAAACTTTGAAAGCTCAAGGCGGCGATTTGGTGCTACAAAAAGAGGCGATCGAAGCTTGGAGAAGCGGCGGCGCTCAGATGCCAAAAGTGCTGGTTATGGGTAGCAATTCGAGTCGAGTTCCTTTCATTTTTAATATGAACGACATTCAGGAAGAAGCCCCTCGCCCAAAACCGGTCGATAATTAA
- the uvrC gene encoding excinuclease ABC subunit UvrC: MPSTKTLPLIKDAERLESRLKEIPAVPGVYLMRDESDHILYIGKSKKLRNRVRSYFRESQNLSPRIAMMVQQVREIEFIATDTEAEALALEANLVKQHQPHFNVLLKDDKKYPYLCITWSEQYPRIFITRKRRAGNAKDRYYGPYVDTGALRTTLHLIKRIFPLRQRPQPLFKDRPCLNYDIGRCVGVCQGLTSPEEYHKIIQKVAMIFQGRTQELLEILEPQMEQAAEDLNFETAARIRDQIKGLQSLSAGQKVSLPDDTVSRDAIALAADAQHACVQLFQIRAGQLVGRLGFMAEIPSQPPLPKETQELSQSLINGGQELSQLALSSPPWQGGERGGVEAGAILQRVLEEHYQNVESVEIPSEISVQYDLPEAEILADWLSNRKGRKVTILTPQRQTKAELIEMVERNAEYELARMQKLGDRNSQAMEDLAEILDLPELPHRIEGYDISHIQGSDAVASRVVFIDGLPANQHYRHYKIKNPEIKSGHSDDFASLAEVLGRRFRDKKEKASSATSNVRDLTDRRKKEDELSNVGEPEEISSLSSVSHTISDKPDLIMIDGGKGQLSAVVAVLREMNLLDELRVVSLAKQREEIFLPGESLPLPTNSEQPGVQLLRRVRDEAHRFAVSFHRDQRSQRMKRSRLDEIPGLGHHRQKLLLAHFRSIDYLRLATPEQLAEVSGIGPRLAQQIYDYFHP, encoded by the coding sequence ATGCCGTCCACAAAAACGCTGCCGCTGATTAAAGATGCAGAACGCCTAGAAAGCCGCCTCAAAGAAATTCCGGCAGTTCCTGGTGTATACTTAATGCGAGACGAGAGCGATCACATCCTGTACATCGGTAAATCCAAAAAACTCCGAAACCGCGTCCGTTCCTACTTCCGCGAAAGCCAAAACCTCAGTCCGCGCATCGCGATGATGGTACAGCAAGTGCGCGAAATTGAATTCATCGCCACCGACACAGAAGCCGAAGCTTTAGCCCTAGAAGCCAACCTCGTAAAACAGCACCAACCTCACTTTAATGTCCTCCTCAAAGACGATAAAAAATATCCTTATTTGTGCATAACTTGGTCGGAACAATACCCGCGCATTTTCATCACCCGCAAACGCCGCGCAGGTAATGCCAAAGACCGCTACTACGGCCCCTACGTCGATACAGGCGCGCTGCGAACTACGCTGCATTTAATTAAGCGGATTTTCCCCCTGCGCCAGCGCCCTCAGCCGCTGTTTAAAGACCGTCCCTGCTTGAATTACGACATCGGCCGCTGCGTTGGCGTTTGTCAGGGACTAACTTCCCCAGAGGAATACCACAAAATAATTCAAAAAGTGGCGATGATTTTCCAGGGAAGGACTCAGGAATTGCTGGAGATTCTGGAACCGCAAATGGAACAAGCAGCAGAAGATTTGAACTTTGAAACGGCGGCCAGGATTCGCGACCAAATTAAAGGTTTGCAGTCTTTGAGTGCTGGTCAAAAAGTGTCTTTACCAGATGATACCGTTTCCAGAGATGCGATCGCCCTGGCAGCAGACGCGCAGCACGCTTGCGTTCAATTATTCCAGATTCGCGCCGGTCAATTAGTAGGCAGATTGGGATTTATGGCGGAGATACCCTCCCAACCGCCCCTTCCTAAGGAGACGCAAGAGTTGTCTCAATCCCTGATTAATGGGGGACAAGAATTATCTCAACTTGCTCTTTCCTCCCCCCCTTGGCAAGGGGGGGAACGAGGGGGGGTAGAGGCCGGGGCGATTTTGCAGCGGGTGTTGGAAGAACACTATCAAAATGTCGAATCCGTAGAAATTCCCAGCGAAATTTCTGTGCAGTACGACTTACCAGAAGCCGAAATATTAGCAGATTGGTTGAGCAACCGCAAGGGGCGAAAAGTAACGATTTTGACGCCGCAGCGCCAAACTAAGGCGGAGTTGATCGAGATGGTGGAACGGAATGCTGAGTATGAATTGGCGAGAATGCAAAAATTGGGCGATCGCAATTCTCAAGCAATGGAAGATTTAGCCGAAATCCTCGATTTGCCAGAACTACCGCACCGCATAGAAGGTTACGATATTTCCCATATCCAAGGTTCGGATGCAGTAGCTTCCCGCGTGGTATTTATTGACGGTTTACCCGCAAACCAACACTACCGCCATTACAAAATTAAAAATCCTGAAATTAAATCCGGTCATTCTGACGATTTTGCCAGTTTAGCAGAAGTTCTTGGTCGTCGATTTCGAGACAAGAAGGAAAAAGCAAGTTCGGCAACGAGCAATGTACGGGATTTAACGGATAGAAGAAAGAAGGAAGATGAATTGAGTAATGTAGGAGAACCGGAAGAAATTAGTAGTTTGTCTTCAGTTTCTCATACTATTTCTGACAAACCAGATTTAATTATGATAGATGGTGGTAAAGGCCAACTATCAGCAGTTGTGGCTGTTTTGCGCGAGATGAATTTGTTAGATGAGTTGCGGGTTGTCAGTTTGGCAAAGCAGCGAGAGGAGATATTTTTGCCTGGGGAATCTTTGCCGCTACCCACTAATTCTGAGCAACCGGGTGTACAATTACTGCGGCGGGTGCGGGATGAGGCGCACAGGTTTGCTGTGAGTTTTCACCGGGATCAAAGAAGTCAGAGAATGAAGCGATCGCGCTTAGATGAGATTCCGGGATTGGGACACCACCGCCAAAAACTGTTGTTAGCGCATTTTCGGTCGATCGACTATCTGCGTTTAGCAACTCCCGAACAGTTGGCGGAAGTTTCTGGAATTGGCCCGCGTCTGGCGCAGCAAATCTACGATTATTTCCATCCCTAA
- the hpxZ gene encoding oxalurate catabolism protein HpxZ, which produces MTLINDAAVVAQLTELYLKYEKALCTNDIETLDSLFWDAPEVVRFGVTENLYGGDEVRAFRQGREVVNLDRQMYNLKVVTFGADTAAVTLEFRRVVDGVVRLGRQSQMWRKFPQGWKIVSAHVSLLPV; this is translated from the coding sequence ATGACTCTAATAAATGATGCTGCTGTGGTGGCGCAGTTAACTGAATTGTACTTAAAATATGAAAAAGCTCTTTGTACGAATGATATTGAAACTCTCGATAGTTTGTTTTGGGATGCGCCGGAAGTCGTGCGGTTTGGGGTGACGGAGAATTTGTATGGGGGCGATGAGGTGAGGGCTTTTCGTCAAGGGCGTGAGGTTGTAAATCTCGATCGACAAATGTACAATCTAAAAGTCGTGACTTTCGGTGCAGACACAGCGGCTGTAACGCTGGAATTTCGGCGCGTAGTCGATGGAGTGGTGCGGCTGGGGCGTCAGAGTCAGATGTGGCGGAAGTTTCCTCAAGGGTGGAAGATTGTTTCAGCTCACGTTTCTTTGTTACCAGTGTAG
- a CDS encoding AAA family ATPase, protein MTTLLSQSATWSFPFCSEPPDWFLDWEKIYNYFDWIQNLEGCQQDRIYHAEGDVLIHTKMVCEALISSPNWRQLPVQERSMLFAAALLHDVAKPAFTKIDENGRISSKGHARQGARMVRQILSQFDPPVQFSIRETVCAIVQFGSLPIWLLDKPNPQQSVIKASQVVRCDFLALLAEADVRGRECADRQEILDKIELFREFCQENNCLDSPRQFPSAHSRFIYFRKENGNPDYTAFDDTRCEVVLMSGLPGSGKDYWIQENRPNWPVISLDALRKEMNVPPDETPGEVIVTAKNRAREYMRLGRSFVWNATNTTQQMRQQLINFFAGYQVRIRIVYLEVPLEEVWRRNRSRAAAVPEAVIQRLANRLDIPDITEAHEVEWIVDF, encoded by the coding sequence GTGACTACTTTATTATCACAATCTGCAACTTGGAGTTTTCCTTTTTGTTCGGAACCGCCCGATTGGTTCTTGGATTGGGAGAAGATTTATAATTATTTCGATTGGATTCAAAACTTAGAAGGATGTCAGCAAGACCGGATTTATCATGCTGAAGGAGATGTGTTAATTCATACCAAAATGGTCTGCGAAGCCTTAATATCTTCCCCGAATTGGCGGCAGCTTCCTGTTCAAGAACGTTCGATGCTGTTTGCTGCGGCTTTGCTACACGATGTGGCAAAACCGGCTTTTACTAAGATAGATGAAAATGGGAGAATTAGCTCGAAAGGTCACGCCCGTCAAGGTGCGAGGATGGTCAGACAAATTTTATCTCAATTTGACCCGCCTGTGCAGTTTAGCATTCGAGAGACTGTTTGTGCGATCGTCCAATTCGGCAGTTTACCAATCTGGCTGCTGGACAAACCCAACCCGCAGCAGTCTGTAATCAAAGCCAGTCAAGTTGTCCGCTGCGATTTCCTCGCACTTTTAGCAGAAGCAGACGTGCGCGGCCGAGAGTGTGCTGACAGACAAGAAATTCTGGATAAAATAGAACTATTTCGGGAGTTTTGTCAAGAAAATAATTGTTTAGATTCTCCGCGACAATTCCCATCAGCACATAGCCGATTTATCTACTTCCGGAAAGAGAACGGCAACCCCGATTATACAGCATTTGATGATACTCGATGCGAAGTTGTGTTGATGTCGGGATTGCCCGGAAGCGGTAAAGATTATTGGATTCAAGAAAATCGGCCCAATTGGCCTGTTATTTCCTTGGACGCGCTGCGAAAAGAGATGAACGTTCCTCCCGATGAAACTCCCGGAGAAGTAATCGTGACCGCTAAAAATCGAGCGCGGGAATACATGAGATTGGGACGTTCTTTTGTCTGGAATGCCACAAATACAACTCAACAAATGCGCCAGCAATTAATTAATTTCTTTGCTGGTTATCAAGTGCGAATTCGGATTGTTTATCTCGAAGTTCCCTTGGAGGAAGTATGGCGGCGGAATCGATCGCGCGCAGCAGCAGTACCAGAAGCCGTAATTCAAAGATTGGCTAATCGCCTGGATATTCCAGATATCACCGAAGCCCATGAGGTAGAATGGATTGTAGATTTCTGA
- a CDS encoding peptidylprolyl isomerase: MTRAIMETDKGTINLELFDADAPNTVKNFVDLAEKGFYDGLLFHRVIPNFMVQGGCPKGTGTGGPGYKIKCEINSNKHLDGTLSMAHAGRDTGGSQFFICHSPQSHLDGVHTTFGKTEDMSVVNAIRQGDKIISLKIEH; the protein is encoded by the coding sequence ATGACCCGCGCTATTATGGAAACAGACAAAGGTACAATCAATTTGGAACTGTTCGATGCGGATGCGCCGAATACAGTGAAGAATTTTGTTGACTTGGCGGAAAAAGGTTTTTACGACGGACTATTGTTTCACCGAGTCATTCCTAACTTTATGGTTCAAGGTGGCTGTCCTAAAGGTACTGGAACCGGCGGCCCCGGCTACAAAATCAAGTGTGAAATCAACTCGAACAAACATCTAGATGGTACTTTATCGATGGCTCACGCAGGCCGCGATACTGGTGGAAGTCAATTCTTTATTTGCCATTCTCCCCAGTCTCATTTAGACGGAGTTCACACAACTTTTGGCAAAACTGAAGATATGTCTGTCGTGAATGCAATCCGCCAAGGCGATAAGATTATTTCTCTGAAAATCGAGCATTAA
- a CDS encoding actin-binding WH2 domain-containing protein: protein MTDSESHQLQGEPVKYFSVVMYLLRERQQFLEEIRDGVKLKSKIFGLLISSTIFFGIYGAILGASSTWMQCLVSAIKLPALYLLTLIICFPTLYFFNVMFGSKRTFEQYLTLLMTSMAMISVLLFGFAPVSLFFLISSTNYNFYLLLNVAIMAITGFLGVSFIYQGMHFMSEQDAEGKDIRLNILRFWLGLYAFVGSQLGWTLRPFFGAPGKAFQLFRARDSNFYLSLWDSIRSLGGF, encoded by the coding sequence ATGACTGATTCGGAGTCGCATCAGTTACAAGGAGAACCCGTGAAATATTTTTCAGTAGTAATGTATTTGCTGCGGGAACGGCAACAATTTCTCGAAGAAATTCGCGACGGTGTTAAGCTCAAATCTAAAATTTTCGGTTTGTTAATTTCCAGTACCATATTTTTTGGTATTTACGGAGCAATATTAGGCGCATCCAGTACGTGGATGCAATGTTTGGTTTCAGCAATCAAGTTACCAGCCCTTTACTTGCTGACACTGATTATCTGCTTTCCCACACTGTATTTTTTTAATGTCATGTTTGGTTCAAAACGAACTTTTGAACAGTATTTGACATTGTTAATGACATCGATGGCAATGATTAGCGTTTTGCTGTTTGGATTTGCACCTGTCAGCTTATTTTTTCTGATCAGCAGTACCAATTACAATTTTTATCTGCTGTTGAATGTTGCGATCATGGCAATTACAGGATTTTTGGGGGTAAGCTTCATTTATCAAGGAATGCACTTTATGTCCGAACAAGATGCCGAAGGCAAAGACATCAGGCTAAATATTTTGCGCTTCTGGTTGGGACTTTATGCCTTTGTCGGCAGTCAGTTGGGATGGACGCTGAGACCGTTTTTTGGCGCGCCGGGAAAAGCTTTTCAACTGTTCCGAGCGAGAGACAGCAATTTTTATCTGAGTCTCTGGGATTCTATTAGGTCTCTGGGAGGATTTTAA
- the mutS gene encoding DNA mismatch repair protein MutS, whose product MPYTASTPTDPNQANIRNADHRLLEFTKLTPMMQRYVEVKEQYPHALLLFRVGDFFECFFQDAVTISRELELVCTSKESGKEIGRVPMTGVPHHALDRYTSQLVEKGYAVVVCDQVEDASIAAREGRQVKREITRILTPGTLTDDGMLKPRQNNFLAAVVIAGEHWGLAYTDISTGEFVTTQADSLEQLTLELLRLQPSEVLIPTNAPDLVTMLRPGEKSEHLPDCLPNSFCYSLRSQIPFTLSEAKQRILQKFKVRSLEGLGCAHLTLAVRAAGGLLQYLEETQKEKAVALQRLHTYTITDFLILDYQTRRNLEITQTVRDGVFHGSLLWAIDKTSTAMGGRALRRWLLQPLLSIKGIGARHDTIQELVDNNPLRQDLQQLLRQIYDIERLTGRAGSGSASARDLVALADSLSKLPQLAAIATEGFSPYLKALQNVPPLLEELATTIHTHLVDEPPIHLKEGGLIKPGINPMLDEMRQTASGDQEWIANLEANERKRTGISNLKVGYNKAFGYYISITKSKVDQVPNDYTRKQTLTNEERYSTEELKEREVRILTAREDLNQLEYDIFAKLRSEVGEHSEIIRNVSRAVAAADILCGLAEVAVYQDYCRPTMVESREIKIIEGCHPVVAKSLPPGFFVPNSAFLGREAALSRPDLIILTGPNASGKSCYLRQVGLIQLMAQMGSFVPAKAATLGICDRIFTRVGAVDDLATGQSTFMVEMNETANILNHATPKSLVLLDEIGRGTATFDGLSIAWSVAEYLASEIRARTIFATHYHELNELASILDNVANYQVTVKELPDQIVFLHEVHPGGADKSYGIEAGRLAGLPPSVIDRARQVMKQIEKHSKIAIGLRKGVKKEGKQESEGQQLDIFDD is encoded by the coding sequence ATGCCTTACACTGCATCTACCCCAACAGACCCCAATCAAGCCAACATCCGCAATGCCGACCACCGCTTACTAGAATTCACCAAGCTGACGCCGATGATGCAGCGGTATGTGGAAGTGAAAGAACAGTATCCTCACGCACTTTTATTGTTTCGAGTCGGAGATTTCTTTGAGTGTTTTTTTCAAGACGCCGTGACTATTTCGCGGGAATTAGAACTGGTTTGTACTAGCAAAGAAAGCGGCAAAGAAATCGGTCGAGTGCCGATGACAGGAGTACCGCACCACGCCCTCGATCGCTATACTTCTCAGTTAGTTGAAAAAGGCTATGCTGTGGTAGTTTGCGACCAAGTTGAAGATGCTTCAATCGCCGCCCGTGAAGGCCGCCAAGTCAAGCGCGAAATTACCCGCATTCTCACTCCCGGAACCTTGACTGATGACGGAATGCTCAAACCCCGACAGAATAACTTTTTAGCAGCAGTTGTCATCGCTGGCGAACATTGGGGATTGGCTTATACTGATATTTCTACAGGAGAATTCGTCACTACCCAAGCCGATAGTTTGGAACAATTAACCCTAGAATTGCTGCGCTTGCAGCCTTCGGAAGTGCTAATTCCGACTAATGCGCCGGATTTGGTGACGATGTTGAGGCCGGGAGAGAAATCTGAACATTTACCCGATTGTTTGCCGAATTCGTTTTGCTATTCTTTGCGATCGCAAATCCCGTTTACTCTATCCGAAGCCAAACAGCGCATCCTGCAAAAGTTCAAAGTGCGATCGCTCGAAGGCCTGGGATGCGCCCACCTTACCCTCGCAGTGCGCGCCGCCGGAGGTTTGCTGCAATATCTCGAAGAAACTCAAAAAGAAAAAGCAGTTGCTTTGCAAAGATTGCACACTTACACTATCACCGATTTTCTGATTCTCGACTACCAAACTCGCCGCAATCTCGAAATAACTCAAACCGTCAGAGATGGCGTATTTCACGGTTCGCTGCTGTGGGCTATAGACAAAACCAGCACCGCCATGGGAGGCCGCGCTTTGCGCCGCTGGTTGCTGCAACCTTTGCTCAGCATTAAAGGCATTGGCGCCCGCCACGACACGATTCAAGAATTAGTAGACAACAATCCCCTGCGCCAAGATTTGCAGCAGTTGCTGCGCCAAATTTATGACATCGAAAGACTCACGGGGCGCGCCGGTTCGGGAAGCGCTAGCGCCCGAGATTTGGTCGCTTTAGCCGATTCTCTCTCGAAATTGCCGCAATTGGCTGCGATCGCCACTGAAGGGTTCTCGCCCTATTTGAAAGCATTGCAAAATGTCCCGCCACTTCTCGAAGAATTAGCAACTACAATTCACACTCATTTAGTTGACGAACCGCCGATTCATTTAAAAGAAGGAGGTTTGATTAAACCGGGCATCAATCCGATGCTTGATGAAATGCGCCAAACTGCTTCAGGCGACCAAGAATGGATTGCAAATCTAGAAGCAAATGAAAGAAAACGTACCGGAATTTCTAATTTAAAAGTAGGCTACAATAAAGCTTTTGGCTATTACATCAGCATTACCAAATCCAAAGTTGACCAAGTACCGAACGACTACACCCGCAAGCAAACTCTTACCAATGAAGAACGCTACAGCACTGAAGAATTAAAAGAAAGGGAAGTCCGCATTCTGACGGCGCGGGAAGATTTGAATCAGTTGGAGTACGATATTTTTGCGAAATTGCGATCGGAGGTAGGAGAGCACTCGGAAATTATTCGCAACGTTTCCCGTGCGGTGGCGGCGGCGGATATTTTGTGCGGTTTGGCGGAAGTAGCAGTTTATCAAGATTACTGTCGCCCGACGATGGTTGAAAGTCGGGAAATTAAAATTATTGAAGGTTGTCATCCGGTGGTAGCAAAGTCTTTACCGCCGGGATTTTTTGTCCCAAATTCGGCTTTTTTGGGTCGGGAAGCAGCGCTAAGTCGCCCAGATTTAATTATTTTAACCGGGCCGAATGCTAGTGGGAAGAGTTGTTATTTGCGGCAGGTGGGTTTGATCCAGTTAATGGCGCAGATGGGCAGTTTTGTCCCCGCGAAGGCTGCAACTTTGGGAATTTGCGATCGCATTTTTACCCGTGTCGGCGCCGTCGATGATTTAGCAACCGGTCAGTCTACGTTTATGGTAGAAATGAACGAAACTGCGAATATTCTCAATCACGCCACGCCGAAATCATTGGTGTTGTTAGATGAAATTGGTAGGGGAACGGCGACTTTTGACGGACTTTCGATTGCTTGGTCTGTGGCAGAATATTTAGCCAGCGAGATTCGGGCGCGGACAATTTTTGCGACTCACTATCACGAGTTGAACGAGTTAGCTTCGATTTTGGATAATGTGGCAAATTATCAGGTGACGGTGAAGGAATTGCCGGATCAAATAGTATTTTTGCACGAAGTTCATCCCGGCGGTGCTGACAAGTCCTACGGAATTGAAGCGGGGAGATTAGCGGGTTTACCGCCGTCGGTGATTGACAGGGCGAGACAGGTGATGAAGCAGATTGAGAAACATAGCAAAATTGCGATCGGGCTGCGGAAGGGTGTTAAAAAAGAAGGGAAACAAGAGTCTGAGGGCCAACAATTAGATATCTTTGATGATTAA
- a CDS encoding RNA ligase family protein: MEIVKYPRTYHIEGSRFQPGDEDLDSVPFSAIADRHLIIEEKVDGANTGISFAPDGQMLLQSRGHYLTGGPREKHFNLFKQWAFSLSGTLGEVLGNRYILYGEWLYAKHTVFYNFLPHYFMEYDVLDLETRQFLSTEVRRHLLSGLPLVSAPVLFSGMLQSPKQMMQLMEKSNFILPGHLEHLRLQCQELGLDEERCLKETDKSDVMEGLYIKVEADGIVKARYKYVRASFLTAIKNAEGHWLNRPIVPNVLRPGADLFNFS; encoded by the coding sequence GTGGAAATTGTTAAATATCCCAGAACTTATCATATCGAAGGTTCGCGTTTCCAGCCTGGTGATGAAGACCTCGACAGCGTGCCATTTAGCGCTATTGCCGATCGCCATTTAATCATCGAAGAAAAGGTAGACGGCGCTAATACGGGCATCAGCTTCGCTCCAGACGGGCAAATGCTGCTACAAAGTCGCGGCCACTATCTCACCGGCGGCCCCAGAGAAAAACATTTTAACTTGTTCAAACAGTGGGCTTTTAGTCTCAGCGGAACTCTGGGAGAAGTGCTGGGAAATCGTTATATTTTGTACGGCGAATGGCTGTATGCAAAACATACGGTTTTTTACAATTTTCTGCCGCACTATTTTATGGAATATGACGTGTTGGATTTGGAAACTCGTCAGTTTTTGAGTACAGAAGTCCGCCGCCATTTGTTAAGTGGATTGCCGTTAGTTTCAGCTCCTGTGCTGTTTTCTGGAATGCTACAATCGCCCAAACAAATGATGCAGTTGATGGAGAAATCTAATTTTATTTTGCCCGGACATTTGGAGCATTTGCGCTTGCAGTGTCAGGAATTGGGGTTAGATGAGGAGAGGTGTTTGAAAGAGACTGATAAGAGTGATGTTATGGAGGGTTTGTATATTAAAGTTGAAGCAGATGGAATTGTTAAGGCGCGTTACAAGTACGTGCGGGCTAGCTTTTTGACTGCGATAAAAAACGCGGAGGGACATTGGCTGAATCGTCCGATTGTACCTAATGTTTTGCGTCCTGGTGCTGATTTATTTAATTTTAGTTGA